In Aerococcus loyolae, a genomic segment contains:
- a CDS encoding Asp23/Gls24 family envelope stress response protein, which translates to MTTPTANDVLSHEVDAKGSINIAPEVIETIARIACEHIEGALPINEYQGSFQAFFSKANSVRLYNDESGQVVVEMAVVSEYGRDIPKTMLALQKHVKETIYEMTDILVDRVNVVVCDLAIWEQ; encoded by the coding sequence ATGACAACACCAACAGCAAACGATGTCCTGTCCCATGAAGTGGATGCTAAGGGAAGTATCAACATAGCTCCAGAAGTGATTGAAACCATAGCCCGCATTGCTTGTGAGCATATCGAAGGTGCGCTACCGATCAATGAATACCAAGGCTCATTTCAAGCTTTCTTTTCAAAAGCCAACAGTGTCAGACTCTATAATGATGAGTCTGGACAAGTAGTGGTTGAAATGGCAGTCGTCAGTGAGTATGGCCGCGACATTCCTAAAACCATGTTGGCTTTACAAAAACATGTCAAAGAAACGATCTATGAAATGACAGATATTCTGGTAGACCGGGTCAATGTTGTGGTTTGCGATCTCGCCATTTGGGAACAATAG
- a CDS encoding bifunctional 5,10-methylenetetrahydrofolate dehydrogenase/5,10-methenyltetrahydrofolate cyclohydrolase, with product MQALQAKTIIEPLKAELIQRVATLKDQGIQPRMVTFLVESDDASAAYAKVKGRLAEKLGVTYDFISLEASTSTAELVQVIKDKNADPNIHGVMVEMPLPKHIDEQAVIEAVAPEKDLDGLHPLNLGYLLKGTPKMIPNTALSALRLIEASGIEIAGKQAVVIGRSNIVGKPLSQLLLSRHATVTVCHSHTKDLTAITQAADILCVAIGKPHFIQADMVKEGAVVIDIGTNYDEKGKVSGDVDFEALESKEGFLTPVPGGVGPLTTTLIFDQLIHAIETRVKNE from the coding sequence ATGCAAGCATTGCAAGCGAAGACGATTATAGAGCCCCTGAAGGCTGAGTTAATCCAGCGGGTGGCTACCTTAAAAGACCAGGGCATTCAGCCACGGATGGTGACTTTCCTAGTGGAAAGTGATGATGCCAGCGCTGCCTATGCCAAGGTCAAAGGCCGTCTAGCGGAAAAACTAGGGGTGACCTATGATTTTATCTCCTTAGAAGCATCCACTTCGACTGCGGAATTGGTCCAAGTCATTAAGGACAAAAATGCTGATCCTAATATTCATGGCGTTATGGTGGAAATGCCCCTGCCCAAGCATATCGATGAACAAGCAGTGATTGAAGCTGTCGCACCAGAAAAAGACTTGGATGGGCTCCATCCCCTCAACCTGGGCTATTTATTAAAAGGAACCCCTAAGATGATTCCAAATACTGCGCTTTCTGCCTTGCGTCTAATCGAAGCTTCCGGAATTGAAATTGCGGGTAAGCAAGCCGTAGTTATCGGCCGCAGTAATATTGTTGGTAAGCCTTTGTCCCAATTACTCCTCTCTCGCCACGCTACTGTTACCGTCTGCCACTCCCACACCAAAGATTTAACAGCCATTACTCAAGCAGCCGATATCCTCTGTGTGGCTATCGGTAAGCCTCACTTTATTCAAGCGGATATGGTTAAGGAAGGCGCGGTAGTCATTGACATTGGAACCAACTATGATGAAAAGGGGAAAGTCAGCGGGGACGTTGATTTTGAGGCCTTAGAAAGTAAAGAAGGTTTCTTAACCCCGGTTCCAGGTGGGGTAGGCCCCTTAACCACGACCTTGATCTTTGACCAATTAATCCACGCCATAGAAACGAGGGTTAAGAATGAATGA
- the nusB gene encoding transcription antitermination factor NusB, which yields MNLGLSQIRELAVLTLYQEAMVPESTKEESFAYLLANLSDLEDQLSYEEIDQEQLDQLKKQGLPLEKSQGQMETNKRFKQASVSEDEEISLPPYYQELLDGVASRQESIDQAIEDHIQGKWSLKRLEAMNLAILRVGAYEILYGDHDRVPGVVAVDEAIHLARRYSDEASRRFINGVLSSILATAEDKQAEENL from the coding sequence ATGAATTTAGGATTATCACAAATACGTGAACTAGCGGTACTCACCCTCTACCAAGAGGCTATGGTGCCAGAAAGCACTAAGGAAGAGAGCTTTGCTTACTTATTAGCTAATCTCAGCGATCTGGAAGATCAATTGAGCTATGAAGAAATTGACCAAGAGCAATTGGATCAGTTGAAGAAACAGGGGCTTCCTTTGGAGAAGAGCCAGGGACAAATGGAGACCAATAAGCGCTTCAAGCAAGCATCTGTCTCAGAAGACGAAGAGATCAGCTTACCGCCTTATTATCAAGAACTCTTAGACGGGGTCGCTTCTCGCCAAGAAAGTATTGACCAAGCCATTGAAGACCACATCCAAGGCAAGTGGTCGCTCAAACGCTTGGAGGCAATGAACCTGGCTATTTTAAGGGTCGGCGCCTATGAGATTCTTTATGGTGACCATGACCGGGTACCGGGAGTGGTGGCGGTTGACGAGGCTATTCACTTAGCCCGCCGCTATTCCGACGAAGCTTCCCGGCGCTTTATCAATGGGGTCCTTTCCAGTATTTTAGCGACAGCTGAAGACAAGCAGGCAGAAGAGAATCTCTGA